The genomic segment ATTAATGTCACAAACTGGAGGAGTATGTAGAGCATCAAATTATATAGGTTTTATTAGAAAGGCTTTAAAGGATGCAGGTTTTGGTCATGTGCCAGTAATTAGTATTAATCCTTATGGTATGGAAAGTAATCCAGGGTTTACCTATTCTTTAGAGTTAGCCAAGAAAGGTATGATGGCAACTGTATATGGGGACTTGATTTCTAGGCTTCTTTATAAAGTAAGACCTTATGAAAAGATTAAAGGTTCTGCAGATTTATTATGTGAAAAATGGTTAAAGAAATGTGGAGAATCTGTTGAAGTAGGGGATAAAAGGGAGTACAAAGAAAATATATATGCTATGGTAAAGGATTTTGATAACTTAGAAATTATAGATGTGGAAAAGCCAAAGGTGGGAATTGTAGGAGAGATACTAGTAAAATATCATCCAACTGCTAATAATGATATAGTTAGATTATTAGAAGCTGAAGGAGCAGAGGTAGTAGTTTCTGATTTAACAGACTTTCTAATGTACTGTGCATATAATGAAACCTTTAAGCATAAACAATTGGCAAAGTCTAGATTAAATAAATTTATAGGAGACATTGCTATAATCTATATGGAACACTATAGAAAAGATTTAAGGAAAGCATTAAAAAATAGTAAAAGATTTAATCCACCATTAGAGATAGAGGAATTGGCTAAATTAGCAGAAAGTCTTCTTTCTACAGGGAACCAAGGAGGAGAAGGTTGGTTGTTGACTGCAGAAATGTTAGAATTAATAGAAACTGGTGTTGACAATATTGTATGTGTTCAACCTTTTGGTTGTTTACCAAATCATATAACTGGAAAAGGTATGATAAAAGCCGTAAGAGAAATACATCCTCAAGCAAATATTGTTGCAATAGATTATGATCCAGGGGCTAGTGAAGTTAACCAATTAAATAGATTGAAGTTAATGCTTTCAACTGCTCAGGATAATATGGTAGAAGCACTAAAAAAAGATATAGATGATAAAACTGTTAATTCATATGGTTAATAAAAGGGGAGAAACTTCTCCCCTTTTTATTTTATTTCACTTTCACTATTTTAAAATTTTTTTAACAGCTTTTAATTTTCCTTTATAAGGTGGATATCTAAAATTAGGATCTATTAAGTTACTTTTCTTCAATATACTTTTATAATGTGTAAAAGTATCAAAACTTTTTTTGCCATGGTAGCTGCCCATACCACTAGGGCCTACACCACCAAAAGGTAGATAGGGACTGCTAAGATGCATGATTGTATCATTTATAGCTCCACCGCCGAAGGATATATTATTTATGATTTTTTCTGATTTTTCCTTATTTGACGAGAAGAAGTATAATGCTAAAGGTTTTGGTCTATTATTAATTTTTTCTATAATTTCATCTAAAGTTTCATATTCAATTATTGGTAAAATGGGACCAAATATTTCTTCTTCCATAATCGGACCATCCCAAGAATCTTGATTTATAAGAGT from the Tissierellales bacterium genome contains:
- a CDS encoding 2-hydroxyglutaryl-CoA dehydratase; the encoded protein is LMSQTGGVCRASNYIGFIRKALKDAGFGHVPVISINPYGMESNPGFTYSLELAKKGMMATVYGDLISRLLYKVRPYEKIKGSADLLCEKWLKKCGESVEVGDKREYKENIYAMVKDFDNLEIIDVEKPKVGIVGEILVKYHPTANNDIVRLLEAEGAEVVVSDLTDFLMYCAYNETFKHKQLAKSRLNKFIGDIAIIYMEHYRKDLRKALKNSKRFNPPLEIEELAKLAESLLSTGNQGGEGWLLTAEMLELIETGVDNIVCVQPFGCLPNHITGKGMIKAVREIHPQANIVAIDYDPGASEVNQLNRLKLMLSTAQDNMVEALKKDIDDKTVNSYG